In Sphingomonas sp. LT1P40, the DNA window TCGGCGCTGCCGTCATCGACCTGCGCGCTGGCGTCGGCGCTCTGGGCATAGGCGGCGGCCGGCAAACCCAGCATCGTCAGCACGATTGCGGAGCGGCACAGCAGGTGCGCGCGATGGCTCGTGAATATGGCTCGGATCGACATGATGTTTCTCTCCCCTCCTCTGATCCACCCATGTTGTGGGTGTTGTCGTTGCCGCACTGTGGCGACTTGCTGCTTTTCTTATGGTCTGACACACAGGGTTGTAAGCGCATTGGCGGACAACGCTGTGTCTTGAACGGACAGGCGGGAGAGGATCGGTAACGATGGTTGAGGTCATAAAAGATGAAGGCGGATCCGCAGCGCGCACTGGCCGGGTCGGTTTTCCATCGCTCAACCAGCGCATCTTTGCGCCGTTCAAGCTGGCGACGGTGATCGACGCGGTTGCGAACCGCGGCATCACGCCCGAAGCAGTGCTGGATCGAACCGGGCTGACGCTCGCAGAAGTGCGCGATCCGCACACGCTGACATCGATTGGGCAGTATCTGATCGCGTGCGAGAATATCGTGGCGGACGGTGCCGTGTTCGCCGACGCCTTCGCCATCGGATCGCGCCTGCACCTGTCCGCTTATGGCATGTACGGTTATGCGCTGATGTGCTCCCCCACCATGCGCGATTTTTTCGATTTCGCCGTTCGATATCAACCACTCGCTACCCCCACAGTACGCCTGGAATGGCGGGCTGAGGGTGACGTCGCGATCTGGCAATTCCGGGAAATCTATCGCGACGTGATGAGCAGCGATGTGCGCACCTTCCTGGTGCGGCAGCAGATGAAGATGACCTACACGCATATCCGCGACACAGCGGGAACCGACAATCTGCCCGTCCGTGCCTTGTTCGCCTTGCTCGAAGATGCCCATGCGGCGGAGGACGAGCGGGAACTCTCCTGCCCAAGCCTCTACGCCCAGGCGGCGAACGAA includes these proteins:
- a CDS encoding AraC family transcriptional regulator → MVEVIKDEGGSAARTGRVGFPSLNQRIFAPFKLATVIDAVANRGITPEAVLDRTGLTLAEVRDPHTLTSIGQYLIACENIVADGAVFADAFAIGSRLHLSAYGMYGYALMCSPTMRDFFDFAVRYQPLATPTVRLEWRAEGDVAIWQFREIYRDVMSSDVRTFLVRQQMKMTYTHIRDTAGTDNLPVRALFALLEDAHAAEDERELSCPSLYAQAANELHYPIGILDQTPELGNRLTRTMLEETCERLIGQSRISSGLSGEVYQLLLNAPSQFPSMTAVAAQLGLQERTLRRRLAAEDSSYGAILDDVRRKLAIEYLQTTRMSVDDVAWKVGFSDSANLRRAIRRWTGQTIGEIRSR